The following DNA comes from Populus trichocarpa isolate Nisqually-1 chromosome 19, P.trichocarpa_v4.1, whole genome shotgun sequence.
GAGTCTCTCAATCAACTCGACTtgtcatataatattttaactgGTGAAATCCCTAAATTCACTGGAAATTTAAAAGACCTATCCGTGCTCTTTCTTGGAGGTAACAAACTCTCTGGTTCCATTCCTCAAGAAATTGGGTTGCTAAAGTCTCTCAATAAACTTGACTTGTCAAATAATGTTTTAACCGGTGGAATTCCTTATTCCATTGGAAACTTGACCAGCTTGTCTTTGCTTTACCTTCATCGAAACCAACTCTCTAGTTCCATTCCTCAGGAAATTGGGTTGCTACAGTCTCTCAATGAACTTCACTTGTCAGGTAATATTTTAAACTGGTGAAATCCCTAATTCCATTGGAAATTTAAGAAACCTATCCATTCTCAATCTTTTGGATAACAAGCTTTCTGGTTTCATTCCTCAAGAAATTGAGTTGCTAGAGTCTCTCAATGAACTTGACTTGTCAAGTAATATTTTCACGGGTGAAATCCCTAATTCCATTGGAAATTTGAGAAACCTTTCCATACTTTATCTAGAGAGTAACAAACTTTCTGGTCCTATTCTTCTTTCTATCTGGAACATGACCATGCTCACTACACTTGCTCTGggtcaaaataatttatctggATATGTTCCTTCAGAAATAGGACAACTTAAATCTCTAGAGAAATTAAGCTTCGTTAAGAACAAACTTCACGGCCCATTGCCCCTAGAGATGAACAATCTCACCCATTTAAAGTCTTTGAGTTTGTCTGACAACGAATTCACGGGTTATTTGCCACAAGAGGTATGCCATGGAGGAGTATTGGAAAATCTTACCGCTGCCAACAACTATTTCTCTGGTTCCATCCCGAAAAGCTTGAAAAACTGTACCAGTTTACACCGACTAAGATTTGATAGGAATCAATTGACAGGAAATATTTCAGAGGATTTTGGCATCTATCCACATTTGGATTATGTTGATTTGagttacaataatttttatggcAAGCTTTCTTTGAAATGGGGAGATTATCGTAACATAACGAGCTTGAAAATCTCAAACAATAATGTTTCTGGGGAGATACCAGCAGAGCTCGGGAAGGCTACTCAGTTACAATTGATTGATCTGACATCAAATCACTTAGAAGGAACCATCCCAAAAGAATTAGGGGGGTTGAAGCTGTTGTACAGCCTTACTCTTAGCAACAACCGTCTTTCAGGTGGCATTCCCTCAGACATCAAGATGCTTTCTTCTCTCAAAATCCTTGATTTAGCATCTAATAGTCTAAGTGGATCGATTCCAAAACAACTTGGGGAGTGCTCAAATTTATTGTTGCTGAACCTCAGTGataataaatttacaaataGCATTCCACAGGAGATAGGCTTTCTGCGTTCTCTTcaagatcttgatcttagttGCAATTTCTTAGTTCAAGAGATACCGTGGCAACTTGGGCAACTGCAAATGTTGGAAACTCTGAATGTCTCTCACAACATGCTTTCTGGATTGATTCCGCGCTCTTTCAAAAATCTATTAAGCTTGACAGTTGTGGATATATCATCCAATAAGCTACAAGGCCCCATTCCCGATATCAAAGCCTTCCACAACGCTTCATTTGAGGCATTAAGGGATAATATGGGTATATGTGGCAACGCCAGTCGTCTAAAGCCATGCAATCTTCCAAAAAGCAGCAGAACTGTTAAGAGAAAGAGCAACAAACTTGTTATTTTGATTGTACTCCCTCTTTTAGGAAGCTTACTCTTAGTGATTGTTGTGATTGGAGCTTTATTCATTCTCCGCCAAAGAGCTAGGAAGAGAAAAGCTGAGCCAGAAAATGAACAAGATCGAAACATATTCACGATATTGGGCCATGATGGGAAGAAGTTGTATGAGAATATCGTTGAAGCTACAGAGGAATTCAACTCCAACTACTGCATTGGCGAAGGAGGATATGGAACTGTTTATAAAGCCGTGATGCCAACAGAACAGGTGGTTGCTGTGAAGAAACTTCACCGGTCACAAGCAGAAAAGTTGTCCGATTTTAAAGCTTTTGAAAAGGAAGTTTGTGTGTTGGCAAATATTCGACATCGAAATATTGTGAAAATGTATGGATTTTGCTCACATGCAAAGCattcttttttggtttatgaGTTCATTGAAAGAGGAAGCTTGAGAAAGATTATAACCAGTGAGGAACAAGCAATTGAGTTCGATTGGATGAAAAGGCTAAATGTTGTGAAAGGGATGGCTGGGGCTTTATCCTATCTACACCATTCTTGCTCTCCTCCGATCATTCATCGAGACATTACCAGCAATAATGTCCTTCTGGATTTGGAATATGAGGCACATGTCTCTGACTTTGGCACAGCTAGAATGTTGATGCCTGACTCATCCAATTGGACCTCATTTGCAGGTACTTTTGGATATACTGCTCCAGGTGCGTAGCTTTACTTCAACATTAAGTTCCTATAATAGTATGTTTTTAGCTTATATTATAAATacttaagtaatttttttttcaattttatttctatcaaCTATGTGATAAAAACACAGCATGACCAATTTTTTTTGGCAGAGCTAGCTTACACGATGAAAGTCACTGAAAAATGTGATGTCTATAGCTTCGGAGTGGTAACAATGGAAGTGATGATGGGAAGGCACCCAGGCGATCTCGTCTCCACACTCTCATCACAAGCAACTTCCTCATCATCTTCGATGCCACCGATTTCTCAACAGACATTGTTGAAGGATGTGCTTGACCAACGCATCTCGCTTCCTAAAAAACGAGCAGCAGAGGGTGTTGTCCATATCATGAAGATAGCACTCGCATGCTTGCATCCCAATCCGCAATCCCGACCTACAATGGGAAGAATTTCTTCGGAGCTTGCAACTAATTGGCCTCCTTTGCCAAAGGAATTTTACACAACAAGTTTGGAAGATATATTCTCACACACATGCAGTTAATGTGATTATATGATCAGCTTTGTAGAAATTATAGG
Coding sequences within:
- the LOC7458828 gene encoding MDIS1-interacting receptor like kinase 2 translates to MTMLTTLALGQNNLSGYVPSEIGQLKSLEKLSFVKNKLHGPLPLEMNNLTHLKSLSLSDNEFTGYLPQEVCHGGVLENLTAANNYFSGSIPKSLKNCTSLHRLRFDRNQLTGNISEDFGIYPHLDYVDLSYNNFYGKLSLKWGDYRNITSLKISNNNVSGEIPAELGKATQLQLIDLTSNHLEGTIPKELGGLKLLYSLTLSNNRLSGGIPSDIKMLSSLKILDLASNSLSGSIPKQLGECSNLLLLNLSDNKFTNSIPQEIGFLRSLQDLDLSCNFLVQEIPWQLGQLQMLETLNVSHNMLSGLIPRSFKNLLSLTVVDISSNKLQGPIPDIKAFHNASFEALRDNMGICGNASRLKPCNLPKSSRTVKRKSNKLVILIVLPLLGSLLLVIVVIGALFILRQRARKRKAEPENEQDRNIFTILGHDGKKLYENIVEATEEFNSNYCIGEGGYGTVYKAVMPTEQVVAVKKLHRSQAEKLSDFKAFEKEVCVLANIRHRNIVKMYGFCSHAKHSFLVYEFIERGSLRKIITSEEQAIEFDWMKRLNVVKGMAGALSYLHHSCSPPIIHRDITSNNVLLDLEYEAHVSDFGTARMLMPDSSNWTSFAGTFGYTAPELAYTMKVTEKCDVYSFGVVTMEVMMGRHPGDLVSTLSSQATSSSSSMPPISQQTLLKDVLDQRISLPKKRAAEGVVHIMKIALACLHPNPQSRPTMGRISSELATNWPPLPKEFYTTSLEDIFSHTCS